Below is a window of Streptomyces sp. WMMB303 DNA.
GGGATGTTCGCGTTCGTAGCGGCGTATGACGCGGCCGGTCGCACGGTCCAGATGGGTCAGCCGGGCCAGCCCGAACCGCGTCAGCACGCGGTGCACGGTCGAGGGCACGAGGTCCAGCAGGTGCGCGATGCGGGCCGGGCCCCACCGGCGCAGGAGGCGGACCTTGATGATCCTTCGCTCGGTCCGTGTCGGCGTCCGCCGCGGGCTGTGACGGGGACGCGAGGAGCGGTCGGTCATCCCGGCCTCGCCCAGCAGCCGGTAGCGCTCAGCCCACCGCTGAGCCGTGGTCGGCGAGACCTGGAAGCGTTCGGCAGCCCGCCGGAGCGGCCAGCCGTCCTCGACCACGCAACGGGCCAGACGCAGACGTCCGGTCTCGGTCAGGGGTGCATTACGGTGGGGCACGAGGGCCTTTCTGGTCGGTGTAGACGTCGCAATCCACACCGAACCCGGAAGGCCCTCACCCGTTCAAGATCCCTCAGCCGAGACCTGCATCACCCGTCCACAACCTCCCGAGACAGAACAGCTAGAACCGCTGGTACATGATGTGCAGCCCCACATAACCGTGCCGGGGGTGCAGGAACCCCTCCTCCAGGGTGGCGACGATCTCGAAGCCGAGTGACTTCCACAGCGCCACGGCGGCGGTGTTCGTCTCCACCACGGCGTTGAACTGCATCGCCCGGTAACCCTCCCGTCTGGCCCACTCCAGGGCGTGCTCCCCCAGCGCCCGGCCGACACCCTTCCCGGCGTGGTCCGGGTCGACCATGAAGCTGGCGCCGGCGATGTGCGCTGCGCCGCCCATGTGGTTGGGGTTCATCTTGGCGGAGCCGAGCACCGTTCCGTCGTCGTCCACGGCCACGACGGTGCGACCGGGCGGCGGGAGCATCCACGTGCCGCGGGCCGCGTCCTCGTCCATGTCGCGGGGGTAGGTGTAGGTCTCCCCCGCGGCGACGATGCGCAGGAGGAACGGACGGATGCCCTGCCAGTCGGCCTCGGTGGCGGTTCGGATCTGCATCCGGCCAGCATGCGGCAGGTGCCCCCTTCGCACCAGCGATTACTCTCCGCAGCGACTGCTCCCACGCCGACACCGGTGCCGCCGCGGCCGTGCCCCGGAGCCGCCCACGAGGTGACGGCAGGTCAGTTCCACGCGCTTGCAGGCGCTCACCACAGGCGCCGACCTGGTCGTCCTAGTATGTGGTCATGCCCATGTCCGAAAGCGGCACACCCGTCCACATTCTCGGGGCCGGCCCCGGGGGCCTGGCCACCGCCGCGGCCCTGCGGGAGCGCGGCATCAGCTCCGTCGTACTGGAGCGGAGCGACGCCGTCGGCTCCTCCTGGCGCGGCCACTACGACCGGCTCCGCCTGCACACCACCCGGGCCCGGTCCGCACTCCCCGGACTGCCCCTGCCCCGCGCCTACGGGCGCTGGGTCGCCCGCGACGACGTGGTGCGCTACCTGGAGAAATACGCGGCGCACCACCGGATCGAACTGGCCACCGGCGTCGAGGTGCACAGGCTGGAACGGGTCGACGACCCGGAGGGCGCACCGGCCACCGCGGGCGGCCCACGGTGGATCCTGCACGCCAACGGCGGACGGCGGCTGACCGCACCCGCCGTCGTCGTCGCGACCGGCTACAACCACACCCCCCGCCTACCCCCCTGGCCCGGTCGTGACGACTTCACCGGGGAGCTGCTGCACGCCTCCCGCTACCGCTCCCCCGCGCCCTACGCCGGCCGTGACGTACTGGTGGTGGGCGCGGGGAACACCGGCGCCGAGATAGCCGCCGACCTGGCCGAGGGCGGCGCCGGGCGGGTCCGGCTGGCCGTGCGCACCCCTCCGCACATCCTCCGCCGCTCCACCCTCGGCTGGCCCTCGCAACTCAGCGCGATCCTGGGCCGCAGGCTGCCGGTGCGGCTCGGCGACGGGCTGGCCGCGCAGGTCGTCAGGGCGTCGGGTCCGGACCTGACCCGGCACGGGCTGCCCCGCCCGGAGACGGGCCTCTACACCCGGGCCCGCCAGGGCGCCACCCCGGTACTGGACGTCGGGCTCGTGGCCGCGGTGCGGCGCGGCAAGGTCGAGCCGGTGGCCGCCGTCGAGTCCTTCGACGGCGGCAAGGTGACGCTCGCGGACGGCGAGACGCTCTCCCCGGAGGTGGTCGTCGCCGC
It encodes the following:
- a CDS encoding GNAT family N-acetyltransferase, with protein sequence MQIRTATEADWQGIRPFLLRIVAAGETYTYPRDMDEDAARGTWMLPPPGRTVVAVDDDGTVLGSAKMNPNHMGGAAHIAGASFMVDPDHAGKGVGRALGEHALEWARREGYRAMQFNAVVETNTAAVALWKSLGFEIVATLEEGFLHPRHGYVGLHIMYQRF
- a CDS encoding NAD(P)/FAD-dependent oxidoreductase, with the translated sequence MSESGTPVHILGAGPGGLATAAALRERGISSVVLERSDAVGSSWRGHYDRLRLHTTRARSALPGLPLPRAYGRWVARDDVVRYLEKYAAHHRIELATGVEVHRLERVDDPEGAPATAGGPRWILHANGGRRLTAPAVVVATGYNHTPRLPPWPGRDDFTGELLHASRYRSPAPYAGRDVLVVGAGNTGAEIAADLAEGGAGRVRLAVRTPPHILRRSTLGWPSQLSAILGRRLPVRLGDGLAAQVVRASGPDLTRHGLPRPETGLYTRARQGATPVLDVGLVAAVRRGKVEPVAAVESFDGGKVTLADGETLSPEVVVAATGYRRGLEDLVGHLGVLDSRGLPRAHGRRTHATAPALYFTGFTNPLSGTLRELSLDARRIARAVARAAR